One region of Pongo pygmaeus isolate AG05252 chromosome 21, NHGRI_mPonPyg2-v2.0_pri, whole genome shotgun sequence genomic DNA includes:
- the BPIFB2 gene encoding BPI fold-containing family B member 2 gives MAWARRLGLLLALLLPVVSASTPGTVVRLNKAALSYVSEIGKAPLQRALQVTVPHFLDWSGEVLQPTRIRILNVHVSRLHLKFIAGFGVRLLAAANFTFKVFRAPDPLELTLPVELLADTRVTQSSIRTPVVSISACSLFSRHANEFDGSNSTSHALLVLVQKHIKAVLSNKLCLSISNLVQGVNVHLGTLIGLNPVGPESQIRYSMVSVPTVTSDYISLEVNAVLFLLGKPIILPTDATPFVLPTHVGTEGSMATVGLSQHLFDSALLLLQKSGALNLDITGQLRSDDNLLNTSALGRLIPEVAHQFSEPMPVVLKVRLGATPVAILHTNNATLRLQPFVEVLAAASNSAFQSLFSLDVVVNLSLQLSVSKVKLQGTTSVLGDVQLTVASSNVGFIDTDQVCTLMGTVFEKPLLDHLNALLAMGIALPGVVNLHYVAPEIFVYEGYVVISSELFYQS, from the exons TGTCTGAAATTGGGAAAGCCCCTCTCCAGCGGGCCCTGCAGGTCACTGTCCCTCATTtcctggactggagtggagaggtgcTTCAGCCCACCAG GATCCGGATTCTAAATGTCCATGTGTCCCGCCTCCACCTGAAATTCATTGCTGGTTTCGGAGTGCGCCTGCTGGCAGCAGCTAATTTTACTTTCAAGGTCTTTCG CGCCCCAGATCCCCTGGAGCTGACGCTGCCTGTGGAACTGCTGGCTGACACCCGCGTGACCCAGAGCTCCATCAGGACCCCTGTGGTCAGCATCTCTGCCTGCTCTTTATTCTCGCGCCACGCCAACGAGTTTGATGGCAGTAACAG CACCTCCCACGCACTGCTGGTCCTGGTGCAGAAGCACATTAAAGCTGTCTTGAGTAACAAG CTGTGCCTGAGCATCTCCAACCTGGTGCAGGGTGTCAATGTCCACCTGGGCACTTTAATTG GCCTCAACCCCGTGGGTCCTGAGTCCCAGATCCGCTATTCCATGGTCAGTGTGCCCACTGTCACCAGTGACTACATTTCCCTGGAAGTCAAT GCTGTTCTCTTCCTGCTGGGCAAGCCCATCATCCTGCCCACGGATGCCACCCCTTTTGTGTTGCCAACGCATGTGGGTACCGAGGGCTCCATGGCCACCGTGGGCCTCTCCCAGCACCTGTTTGACTCTGCGCTCCTGCTGCTGCAGAAGTCCGGTGCCCTCAACCTGGACATCACAGGGCAGCTG AGGTCGGATGACAACCTGCTGAACACCTCTGCGCTGGGCCGGCTCATCCCGGAG GTGGCCCACCAGTTCTCCGAGCCCATGCCTGTGGTGCTCAAGGTGCGGCTCGGTGCCACACCTGTGGCCATACTCCACACGAACAATGCCACCCTGCGGCTGCAGCCCTTCGTGGAGGTCCTGGCCGCAGCCTCCAACTCGGCTTTCCAGTCCCTCTTCTCCCTGGATGTG GTAGTGAACTTGAGCCTCCAGCTCTCTGTGTCCAAGGTGAAGCTTCAGGGGACCACGTCTGTGCTGGG GGATGTCCAGCTCACGGTGGCCTCCTCCAACGTGGGCTTCATTGAT ACAGATCAGGTGTGCACACTGATGGGCACCGTTTTTGAGAAGCCCCTGCTGGACCATCTCAATG CTCTCTTGGCCATGGGAATTGCCCTCCCCGGCGTGGTCAACCTCCACTATGTCGCCCCTGAGATCTTTGTCTATGAG GGCTACGTGGTGATATCCAGTGAACTCTTCTACCAGAGCTGA